The window TCTGATCCATCTCGGCCCCCTGCCCATCCGCTGGTACGCCCTGGCCTATGTCGCCGGGATCGTGCTGGGCTGGTGGTACGCCTCGCGTCTGGCCAAGACGGAGCGACTGTGGTCGCCGGGCAAGCCGCCCGTCACCGGACCGCAACTGGACGACCTGGTGCTGTGGATCACGCTCGGCGTCATCCTGGGCGGCCGCTTCGGCTACGCCCTCTTCTACAAGCCCGCCATGTTCGCCCAGGTGTTCACCGGCGACAGCTGGGGCGAACGGCTGGAACTGCTGCAGCTATGGACCGGCGGCATGAGCTTCCACGGCGGCTTCCTGGGCGTGGTCATCGCCATCGCCATCTACGCCAACCGCCAAAAGATCAATCCGCTGAGCCTGGGCGACCTGATCGCCCCAGTCGCGCCGCTGGGTCTGTTCTTCGGCCGCATCGCCAACTTCATCAACGGCGAGCTGTGGGGCCGCGAGACGACGGTTCCGTGGGCCATCCGCTTCTGCAACGCCCGCATAGAACAGATGTATGGCTTCTGCCCCGCCGGCAACGAGCCGCGCCACCCCAGCCAGCTGTATGAAGCGGGTCTGGAAGGGCTGCTGCTGTTCGTCATCCTGTCGCTGGCGATCTGGAAGTGGCGGATGCTGAAACGTCCGGGCTTCGTCACCGGCCTGTTCTTGCTGGGCTACGGGGTCTGCCGCGCCGCGCTGGAGAACGTGCGTCAACCCGACGCCGGGCTGGAGAACCTGCCGCTGGGCCTGACCATGGGCATGATCCTGTCGATCCCGATGATGCTGGTCGGCGCCTGGCTGATCTGGCGGGCGCTGAAGAAACCGGTCGTCGCGGAGGCGTAAGACGGTCATGACAGAGACCCTCAAGGACCGGCTGGTCCGCGAGATCGTGCTGACAGGGCCGATGACGGTGGCGGACTATGTCACGCGCTGTCTGCACGACCCCAGGGACGGCTATTACTCGACCCGTCCGGCGCTCGGCGAAGGCGGCGACTTCATCACCGCGCCCCTGGTCAGCCAGATGTTCGGTGAGCTGATCGGCCTGTGGGCCGTCGAGGTCTGGAGCCGTCTGGGCGCGCCCGAGCGGGTGCGGCTGGTCGAGGTCGGGCCGGGCGACGGGACCCTGATTTCGGACGCCCTGAGGGCCGCACGGCTGGTTCCCGGCTTCCTTGAAGCCGTCGACCTGATCCTGATCGAGCCCAGCGCGCCTCTGCGGGCCGAGCAGGCGCGGCGGCTGGCCGACGCCGACGTCCACCCGCGCTGGCTCAGCGCCCTGCACCAGATCGAAACTGACGCCCCGGTCATCCTGATCGGCAACGAGGTGCTGGACTGTATGCCCGCGCGCCAGTTCATGAAGACCGAAGGCGGTTGGGCCGAGCGCCGCGTCGGCGTGACCGACGACAACGAACTGACCTTCGGCCTGGTGGCCATCTCTGGCGGTTTCGACCGCCCCGAGTATGAGGTGGAACCCGGCCAGGTGGTCGAGATTTCGGAACAGCAAGCCGCCTTCGCCCGCGATCTGGCCACCCTGGTCAAGGCGGCTTCGGGCGCCGCCCTGCTGATCGACTATGGCCGCGCCAAACCCGGTGCGGGCGACACCCTGCAGGGCCTGCGACGGCACCAGAAGGTCGATCCGCTGACGACGCCGGGCGAGGCTGACCTGACGCAATGGGCCGACTTTCCGCTGGTGCTGGAGGCCGCCGTCCGCAGCGGCGCCGATGTGACCGGCTGCGTCGGTCAGGGCGCCTTCCTCAAGGCCCTGGGGATCGAAGCCCGCGCTCAACGGTTGATGCAGGCCCGTCCGGACGCCGCGCCAGTCATCCAACGCCAGTTGGACCGCCTGACCGCGCCAGACCAGATGGGCGAACTGTTCAAGGCGGCGGCGGTCTTCTCGCCCCGCTCGCTGGCCCTGCCGGGCTTCTGAGGACTGCGGAAGGTTTCCGCAGGGAGTGTGACGATGCGTTTTTCCGACCGGGAACGGGCCGTGCTTCTGGCCGTCAAGGGCGTCGGCCCCAAGGTGGTCGAGCGTCTAGAGGAACAGGGTCTGGGCGCCTTTGAGCGGCTGGCCCAGGCCGATCCCGCCGTCGTCTGCGCCGGGGCCGCCGTCAGTGTTGGTTCGACCTGCTGGAAGAACAGCCCCCAGGCCCGCAAGGCCGTCGAAGCCGCTGTCGCCGCCGCCCGTAGCTCGCTGGAGACCGCATGAGCCTGAACCCCATCACCCACCCCCTGCTCGACAAGGCCGGGGTGCGCCACGGCTTCTTTACCCGCGAGGGCGGCGTGTCGGAGGGCATCTACGCCGGGCTGAATGCCGGCGTGGGGTCGAAGGATGACCCGGCGCGGGTGGTCGAGAACCGTCGCCGCGTCGCCGAATGGATGGGCGGCGGGCTGGACGACCTGTGCGGCTGCTATCAGATCCATTCCGCCGTGGCCCGCGTGGCCGAGGCGGGCTGGGCGGGCGAGCGGCCCGAGGGCGACGCCGTGGTCAGCGCGATGCGCGGGCCCATTGCCTCCATCCTGACCGCCGACTGCGCGCCGGTCCTGTTCGCCGACGCCGAAGCGGGGGTGGTGGGCGCGGCCCATGCGGGCTGGAAGGGCGCGCTGGGCGGCATCATCCACTCGACGGTGGCGGCCATGGAGGCCATGGGGGCTCGGCCCGAACGCATGGTCGCCGTGGTCGGCCCCTGCATCGCGCAGGCCAGCTATGAAGTCGGCGCCGACTATCAGGAGCGCTTCGCCCACCACGACCCTGGCAGCGAGCGCTTCTTCGCCCCCGGCGCGGCCGAGGACAAACGCCTGTTCGACCTGCCCGGCTTCGTCCTGTGGCGACTGGAACAGGCCGGCGTAGGCGACGCCGCCTGGACCGGCGACGACACGCGTGCGGACGCCGCGCGGTTCTACTCGAACCGTCG of the Brevundimonas pondensis genome contains:
- the lgt gene encoding prolipoprotein diacylglyceryl transferase translates to MPFPEFDPVLIHLGPLPIRWYALAYVAGIVLGWWYASRLAKTERLWSPGKPPVTGPQLDDLVLWITLGVILGGRFGYALFYKPAMFAQVFTGDSWGERLELLQLWTGGMSFHGGFLGVVIAIAIYANRQKINPLSLGDLIAPVAPLGLFFGRIANFINGELWGRETTVPWAIRFCNARIEQMYGFCPAGNEPRHPSQLYEAGLEGLLLFVILSLAIWKWRMLKRPGFVTGLFLLGYGVCRAALENVRQPDAGLENLPLGLTMGMILSIPMMLVGAWLIWRALKKPVVAEA
- a CDS encoding class I SAM-dependent methyltransferase, whose amino-acid sequence is MTETLKDRLVREIVLTGPMTVADYVTRCLHDPRDGYYSTRPALGEGGDFITAPLVSQMFGELIGLWAVEVWSRLGAPERVRLVEVGPGDGTLISDALRAARLVPGFLEAVDLILIEPSAPLRAEQARRLADADVHPRWLSALHQIETDAPVILIGNEVLDCMPARQFMKTEGGWAERRVGVTDDNELTFGLVAISGGFDRPEYEVEPGQVVEISEQQAAFARDLATLVKAASGAALLIDYGRAKPGAGDTLQGLRRHQKVDPLTTPGEADLTQWADFPLVLEAAVRSGADVTGCVGQGAFLKALGIEARAQRLMQARPDAAPVIQRQLDRLTAPDQMGELFKAAAVFSPRSLALPGF
- a CDS encoding helix-hairpin-helix domain-containing protein, whose product is MRFSDRERAVLLAVKGVGPKVVERLEEQGLGAFERLAQADPAVVCAGAAVSVGSTCWKNSPQARKAVEAAVAAARSSLETA
- a CDS encoding polyphenol oxidase family protein, with product MSLNPITHPLLDKAGVRHGFFTREGGVSEGIYAGLNAGVGSKDDPARVVENRRRVAEWMGGGLDDLCGCYQIHSAVARVAEAGWAGERPEGDAVVSAMRGPIASILTADCAPVLFADAEAGVVGAAHAGWKGALGGIIHSTVAAMEAMGARPERMVAVVGPCIAQASYEVGADYQERFAHHDPGSERFFAPGAAEDKRLFDLPGFVLWRLEQAGVGDAAWTGDDTRADAARFYSNRRAFLAGEPDFGRLISTISLG